A single window of Alphaproteobacteria bacterium DNA harbors:
- a CDS encoding P-loop NTPase produces the protein MSLIEKAAERFEKERSARARGRTPTPHPGAATVPTGDASADAMATGGVTDVPPVAPPVASAPTPTPTPAPTPSAGDAGDAPLPRGPVAESAARPASGFPARHSEASVSQTFRINFKQMEKHGFVSRPFGRERLAKDLRLMKHRLMNRMNFFSLDAHRSTGRQQNVIMVTSSLASEGKTFTAANLAMSLALEDRVSVLLVDADVIRPSVQSIFGLTMREGLTDYLRMRETDLSPYLWRAENAPLSLLLAGSPVQAPRELFRSDEMSRFIFDVSNRYRDRLVIFDTPPLLVTAEAPVLSNHADQIVMVVQAGRTPQTTVEGALELLPAHDNVSLVLNRCNESERMTTPDYYGYGYYQVSAEIEDARPQS, from the coding sequence ATGAGCCTGATCGAGAAGGCCGCCGAACGGTTCGAAAAGGAGCGCAGCGCACGGGCGCGCGGGCGGACGCCAACGCCGCATCCCGGCGCAGCCACTGTCCCGACCGGCGACGCATCCGCGGATGCGATGGCGACGGGCGGTGTGACCGACGTGCCGCCGGTCGCACCGCCGGTCGCGTCCGCACCGACGCCCACACCGACACCCGCACCGACGCCATCCGCCGGGGACGCCGGCGATGCGCCGCTGCCCCGCGGTCCGGTTGCGGAAAGTGCGGCCCGCCCCGCGTCGGGTTTTCCGGCGAGGCACAGCGAAGCCTCCGTCTCGCAGACCTTTCGGATCAATTTCAAGCAGATGGAAAAGCACGGCTTCGTCAGCCGTCCGTTTGGACGGGAGCGGCTGGCGAAGGATTTGCGCCTGATGAAGCACCGGTTGATGAACCGGATGAATTTTTTCAGCCTGGACGCGCATCGCAGCACGGGGCGCCAGCAGAACGTCATCATGGTGACCTCTTCGCTGGCGAGCGAGGGCAAGACCTTCACCGCGGCCAATCTTGCCATGTCCCTGGCGCTGGAAGACCGGGTCAGCGTGCTGCTGGTGGATGCCGACGTCATCCGCCCCTCGGTCCAGTCCATTTTCGGGCTGACCATGCGCGAAGGCCTGACGGACTATCTGCGCATGCGCGAGACCGACCTCTCGCCGTATCTGTGGCGGGCGGAAAATGCGCCCTTGTCGCTTCTTCTGGCGGGCAGCCCGGTGCAGGCGCCGCGGGAATTGTTCCGCAGCGATGAGATGTCCCGCTTCATTTTCGATGTCTCCAACCGCTATCGCGACCGATTGGTGATTTTCGACACGCCGCCCTTGCTGGTCACCGCGGAAGCGCCGGTGCTGTCCAATCACGCCGACCAGATCGTGATGGTGGTCCAGGCCGGCCGGACCCCTCAGACGACGGTGGAAGGGGCGCTGGAGTTGCTCCCGGCACACGACAATGTCAGCCTGGTGTTGAACCGGTGCAACGAATCCGAGCGCATGACCACACCGGATTACTACGGTTACGGGTATTATCAGGTGTCGGCCGAAATCGAAGACGCTAGGCCTCAGTCGTGA
- a CDS encoding DUF1285 domain-containing protein, which translates to MSDSTPDLSILTEGLAANNGPARRPSGHDRPCVDFGIRIAKDGTWYHNGLPFRRPALVKLFSTVMTRADNGDYLLATPVERGTIEVEDAPFVAVEMRAEGEGRDQVLTFRTNIDEWVRADADHPLWLVIDEANAEPRPYLLVRPGLEALIVRSVFYDLVELAEEQPDGSLAVWSGGALHSLGQASA; encoded by the coding sequence TTGAGCGACTCGACTCCCGACCTGTCGATTCTGACCGAGGGCCTCGCCGCAAACAACGGCCCCGCGCGCCGGCCGTCGGGCCATGACCGGCCGTGCGTCGACTTCGGCATTCGCATCGCCAAGGACGGCACCTGGTATCACAACGGCCTGCCGTTCCGCCGTCCGGCTCTGGTCAAGCTGTTTTCCACCGTGATGACGCGCGCCGACAACGGCGACTATCTGCTGGCCACCCCGGTCGAGCGCGGCACGATCGAGGTGGAGGACGCCCCGTTCGTCGCCGTCGAAATGCGGGCGGAAGGCGAGGGGCGGGACCAGGTCCTGACCTTCCGCACCAATATCGACGAATGGGTGCGCGCCGACGCCGACCATCCGCTGTGGCTGGTCATCGACGAGGCGAATGCGGAACCCCGACCCTATCTCCTGGTCCGGCCGGGGCTGGAGGCGTTGATTGTGCGCTCGGTCTTCTATGATCTGGTCGAATTGGCCGAGGAACAGCCGGATGGTTCGCTGGCGGTCTGGTCGGGCGGGGCGTTGCACTCTTTGGGACAGGCAAGCGCGTGA
- a CDS encoding nuclear transport factor 2 family protein — translation MSAPNGVAAALLAANEAFYDAFDSGDIDAMAALWAASHPVACLHPGAAPIMGRDAVLASWRSILSASTRPAIQCLQPQALVFDEAGLVVCVEALATGRLMASNLFALERGAWRMVHHHSGPLNAPLPATPDEQRTS, via the coding sequence ATGTCCGCTCCGAACGGGGTCGCTGCCGCGCTGCTGGCCGCAAACGAAGCCTTCTATGACGCGTTCGACAGCGGCGACATCGACGCGATGGCGGCGCTTTGGGCCGCGTCCCATCCGGTCGCCTGCCTGCATCCCGGGGCCGCGCCGATCATGGGGCGGGACGCGGTGCTCGCCAGTTGGCGCAGCATTCTTTCGGCTTCGACCCGGCCCGCAATCCAGTGCCTGCAACCGCAGGCGCTGGTGTTCGACGAAGCCGGACTGGTGGTCTGCGTCGAGGCGCTGGCGACCGGCCGCCTGATGGCCAGCAATCTGTTCGCGCTCGAACGCGGCGCCTGGCGCATGGTCCATCATCACAGCGGCCCGCTGAATGCGCCGCTGCCCGCCACCCCCGACGAACAGCGGACTTCCTAG
- a CDS encoding DUF4159 domain-containing protein — MLDLGLIGFAQPWVLAVLLALPALWWLLRLVPPPPRRERFPAIALLAGLVAREDSSARMPWWLLALRLLLAALVILALADPVFAPQKGLQGKGPLLIVVDNGWASAADWPARERALANLLDAADRTDRPVAILPTAARAEPTEPVSFRPATAWKAFAGALAPHPWPTDRKALLSAIAALQGPGEAVWLSDGVETMGRAEAARRLQRLGRLVAFAPPAATVLLREPDTAGDGLTVSAVRTDPQAPLRRQVQAVAADGRVLAETELAFAGGSATATADWTLPRELLNQARRLRLAGSAGAAGTVLLDDRWQRHLVGIAAAGDTRAGHPLLDPDHYLHAAFADLATFREAPLAALLDQRPSLIVTRTRLEPDEATAVALETWLDAGGVLLRFADPSLAEDPDEWLPVRLRTASRALGGALSWEVPQHLAPFPETSPFAGLAVPEEVTVSRQVLAEPGPDLRGKTWALLADGTPLVTAEARGKGWVVLFHVGAGADWSDLPLSGLFLQMLDRLVRLGHGQSGVAAGDAPLPPRQVLDGFARLHEPSPEVRPLPPHPTATAARLGPRHPPGYYGDETNRFAWNLAPALGAEPPRAIADWPGGVEVRGFRQDRSRDLGAWLLLAAALLLILDTLASLWLRGHLRLATRVAPALAALAAAGLVALLAAAGNAAASDDLALEATLKTHLAYVLTGNPEVDRTSEAGLAGLSHILAARTSVEPGPPIAVDIDSTELAFFPLLYWPVLPDQPLLSARTRDRVSAFMEHGGTILFDTRDQDAGGDTGPGMLRLRQLLAGMRIPPLEPVPPDHVLTRAFYLLREFPGRWEGSPVWIEANAAANRDGVTSIVIGRNDWAAAWALSEDWRPLYPVYPGGDRQRELAYRFGVNLVMHVLTGNYKGDQVHIPDILQRLGQ; from the coding sequence ATGCTTGACCTGGGCCTGATCGGCTTTGCCCAACCCTGGGTTCTGGCCGTGCTGCTGGCGCTGCCGGCGCTGTGGTGGCTGTTGCGACTGGTACCGCCGCCGCCGCGGCGCGAGCGCTTCCCGGCCATTGCCCTGCTGGCCGGGCTGGTGGCCCGCGAGGACAGCAGTGCCCGCATGCCCTGGTGGTTGCTGGCCCTGCGCCTGTTGCTGGCCGCCCTGGTGATCCTGGCCCTGGCCGACCCGGTGTTCGCGCCGCAAAAGGGATTGCAGGGCAAGGGGCCGCTGTTGATCGTGGTCGACAATGGCTGGGCCTCCGCCGCCGACTGGCCCGCGCGGGAGCGCGCATTGGCCAACCTGCTGGACGCGGCCGACCGGACCGACCGGCCGGTCGCGATCCTGCCGACCGCGGCACGGGCGGAACCGACAGAGCCGGTGTCCTTCCGGCCCGCGACGGCGTGGAAGGCCTTTGCGGGCGCGCTCGCACCCCATCCCTGGCCCACCGACCGCAAAGCCCTGCTCTCCGCCATCGCCGCGTTGCAAGGCCCCGGCGAAGCGGTCTGGCTCAGCGACGGCGTGGAGACCATGGGCCGGGCCGAAGCCGCCCGGCGCCTGCAACGTCTCGGCCGCCTCGTGGCGTTCGCACCGCCGGCCGCCACCGTGTTGCTGCGGGAGCCGGACACCGCCGGGGACGGCCTGACCGTGTCCGCGGTCCGCACCGATCCGCAAGCGCCGCTGCGCCGGCAGGTGCAGGCGGTGGCGGCCGACGGCCGGGTGCTGGCCGAGACCGAACTGGCCTTCGCCGGCGGCTCTGCCACGGCAACCGCCGACTGGACCCTTCCCCGGGAATTGCTCAACCAGGCCCGACGGTTGCGCCTGGCCGGCAGCGCCGGCGCGGCCGGGACAGTGCTGCTCGACGACCGCTGGCAACGCCATCTGGTCGGCATCGCCGCCGCCGGCGATACCCGCGCCGGCCATCCGCTGCTGGACCCGGACCACTATCTGCACGCGGCCTTTGCCGACCTCGCCACCTTCCGCGAGGCACCGCTGGCCGCCTTGCTGGACCAGCGCCCGAGCCTGATCGTCACCCGCACCCGCCTGGAGCCCGACGAGGCGACGGCGGTGGCGCTCGAAACCTGGCTCGATGCGGGCGGCGTCCTGCTGCGTTTCGCCGATCCGAGCCTGGCGGAAGACCCGGACGAGTGGTTGCCGGTACGCCTGCGCACCGCCAGCCGCGCGCTCGGCGGCGCGCTCAGCTGGGAGGTGCCGCAGCATCTGGCGCCCTTCCCGGAAACCTCGCCCTTTGCCGGCCTCGCCGTCCCGGAGGAGGTGACGGTCAGCCGTCAGGTGCTGGCCGAGCCGGGGCCGGACCTGCGCGGCAAGACCTGGGCCCTGCTCGCCGACGGCACGCCGCTGGTCACGGCCGAGGCCCGCGGCAAGGGCTGGGTCGTGCTGTTCCATGTCGGCGCCGGGGCGGACTGGTCCGACCTGCCGCTTTCCGGCCTGTTCCTGCAAATGCTCGACCGACTGGTCCGCCTGGGCCACGGCCAGTCCGGCGTCGCGGCCGGAGACGCGCCCCTGCCGCCGCGACAGGTGCTGGATGGCTTTGCGCGCCTGCACGAGCCCTCGCCCGAGGTGCGCCCGCTGCCGCCGCATCCCACCGCAACCGCCGCCCGGCTGGGGCCGCGGCATCCGCCCGGCTATTACGGCGACGAGACCAACCGGTTCGCCTGGAATCTCGCCCCCGCCCTGGGCGCCGAACCGCCCAGGGCCATCGCCGACTGGCCCGGCGGCGTCGAGGTCCGCGGCTTCCGGCAGGACCGCAGCCGGGATCTGGGCGCCTGGCTGTTGCTGGCGGCGGCCCTTCTGCTGATCCTGGACACGCTGGCTTCGCTCTGGCTCCGGGGCCATCTGCGCCTGGCGACGCGCGTTGCTCCTGCGCTCGCGGCGCTGGCCGCAGCGGGTCTGGTCGCCCTGCTGGCGGCGGCCGGCAACGCCGCCGCGTCCGACGACCTGGCCCTGGAGGCGACACTCAAAACCCATCTCGCCTACGTCCTCACCGGCAATCCGGAGGTGGACCGGACCAGCGAAGCCGGCCTTGCCGGACTTTCCCACATCCTGGCCGCCCGCACCTCGGTCGAGCCCGGCCCGCCCATCGCCGTCGACATCGACAGCACGGAACTGGCGTTCTTCCCGCTGCTCTACTGGCCGGTGCTGCCGGATCAACCGCTGCTCTCCGCCCGCACGCGCGACCGGGTGTCGGCCTTCATGGAGCATGGCGGCACGATCCTGTTCGACACCCGCGACCAGGACGCCGGCGGCGACACCGGCCCCGGCATGCTGCGCCTGCGCCAGTTGCTGGCCGGCATGCGCATCCCGCCGCTGGAGCCGGTGCCGCCCGACCATGTGCTGACCCGCGCCTTCTACCTGCTGCGCGAATTTCCCGGCCGCTGGGAAGGCTCGCCGGTCTGGATCGAGGCCAACGCGGCGGCGAACCGCGATGGCGTCACCAGCATCGTCATCGGCCGCAACGACTGGGCCGCGGCCTGGGCGCTCTCGGAGGACTGGCGGCCGCTCTATCCGGTCTATCCGGGCGGCGACCGCCAGCGGGAGCTGGCCTATCGCTTTGGCGTCAACCTCGTCATGCATGTGCTGACCGGCAATTACAAAGGCGACCAGGTGCACATTCCCGATATTCTCCAGCGGCTCGGCCAGTGA
- a CDS encoding CoA pyrophosphatase, which produces MPVGPEATRAAKQGERSDFDLHPHGRPGYVGERRLKPAGVLVGIVNRAGGQTILLTQRTAHLKKHAGQISFPGGGWEEQDPHLEATALRETEEEIGLPADRIEVLGQLSLYETSTAYGVTPVVAWVEPPFRLKADPFEVAEVFEVPLDWILDRRNHRQESRVRDGRRRHYYVLPYEGRFIWGATAGMLVNLVDVLVGKEG; this is translated from the coding sequence CTGCCGGTCGGGCCGGAGGCCACACGGGCGGCGAAGCAGGGCGAGCGCAGCGATTTCGACCTGCACCCGCACGGCCGGCCCGGCTATGTCGGCGAGCGGCGGCTGAAGCCGGCGGGCGTGCTGGTCGGCATCGTCAACCGCGCCGGCGGGCAGACCATCCTGCTGACCCAGCGCACCGCACACCTGAAGAAACACGCGGGCCAGATCAGCTTTCCCGGCGGCGGCTGGGAGGAGCAGGACCCGCACCTGGAAGCCACGGCGCTGCGCGAGACCGAGGAAGAGATCGGACTGCCGGCGGACCGTATCGAGGTGCTGGGCCAGCTCTCGCTTTACGAAACCTCGACCGCCTATGGCGTGACACCGGTGGTCGCCTGGGTCGAACCCCCGTTCCGGCTGAAAGCCGACCCGTTCGAGGTGGCGGAGGTGTTCGAGGTGCCGCTCGACTGGATTCTCGACCGGCGCAATCACCGGCAGGAAAGCCGCGTGCGCGACGGCCGCCGCCGCCACTATTATGTCCTGCCCTATGAGGGCCGGTTCATCTGGGGCGCCACCGCCGGCATGCTGGTCAATCTGGTCGACGTTCTGGTCGGCAAGGAGGGCTGA
- a CDS encoding MoxR family ATPase has protein sequence MANDAVAAVNALGTRLAEVRATIGQVFFGQDEVIDQVLIALLAGGHALVVGVPGLGKTRLVQTLGVVFGLETKRIQFTPDLMPDDILGSEVLETAEDGSRHFRFLAGPIFTQLLMADEINRASPRTQSALLQAMQERHVAVAGADRPLPSPFTVLATQNPIEQEGTYPLPEAQLDRFLLDIRVPYPDRATEAKILTMTTGTADPTASAAMTPAELLAAQHLVRQLPVGERVLEGILRLVRAGRPGEAEADERITRHLDWGPGPRAAQALMLAIRARALLQGRYAPSLDDVVALAAPALRHRIGLNYTARADGVSAEDVIGDLVRAVA, from the coding sequence ATGGCAAACGACGCGGTCGCCGCGGTCAACGCGCTGGGAACCAGGCTGGCGGAGGTCCGGGCGACCATCGGCCAGGTCTTTTTCGGCCAGGACGAGGTGATCGATCAGGTTCTGATCGCGCTGCTGGCCGGCGGCCACGCGCTGGTGGTCGGCGTGCCCGGTCTCGGCAAGACCCGGCTGGTCCAGACGCTGGGTGTGGTGTTCGGCCTGGAGACCAAGCGCATCCAGTTCACGCCGGACCTGATGCCCGACGACATTCTGGGCTCGGAAGTGCTGGAGACCGCCGAAGACGGCAGCCGCCATTTCCGCTTCCTGGCCGGGCCGATCTTCACCCAGTTGCTCATGGCCGACGAGATCAACCGCGCCAGCCCGCGCACCCAGTCGGCGCTGTTGCAGGCGATGCAGGAGCGGCACGTGGCCGTGGCCGGGGCCGACCGGCCGCTGCCGAGCCCCTTCACCGTGCTCGCCACCCAGAATCCGATCGAACAGGAAGGCACCTACCCGCTGCCGGAGGCGCAGCTGGACCGGTTCCTGCTCGACATCCGCGTGCCCTATCCGGACCGCGCGACCGAGGCGAAAATCCTGACCATGACCACCGGCACCGCCGACCCGACCGCCAGCGCGGCGATGACGCCGGCGGAGTTGCTGGCCGCGCAGCATCTGGTGCGCCAGCTGCCCGTGGGCGAACGGGTGCTGGAGGGCATTCTGCGTCTGGTCCGCGCCGGCCGCCCCGGCGAGGCGGAGGCGGACGAGCGCATCACCCGCCATCTGGACTGGGGGCCGGGCCCCCGCGCCGCCCAGGCGCTGATGCTGGCAATTCGCGCCCGCGCCCTGCTGCAAGGCCGCTATGCGCCCTCGCTGGACGATGTGGTGGCGCTGGCCGCTCCGGCACTGCGGCACCGCATCGGCCTGAACTACACCGCCCGCGCCGACGGGGTGAGCGCCGAAGACGTGATCGGCGACCTCGTGCGCGCCGTCGCCTGA
- a CDS encoding CCA tRNA nucleotidyltransferase produces MPVRTINHIPWMEIPGVRAVVWALGPEHVRFVGGCVRDFLLGRPNLDVDMATPLPPDETMRRLHAAHVRVKPIGIEHGTVVALTSTGQFEITTLRRDVETDGRRATVVFTTDWVEDALRRDFTINALSVDPEGRLFDPCGGLADLEAGRVRFIGDADERIREDVLRLLRFFRFSAWYGRGPMDAAGLAASARAAAQLDRLSGERLSAELHRLLAAPNPAAAVEAMAAHDLLQALTPAQIRPRPLAAFVALEASRGLAPTPVARLAAMLPASADVYAALAERLRFSRKEARRLEALARPLPALGEDEADIRRRLYRTGDRELYRLRALLAAADGDRGDLDKRLGLADGWAWPKFPIGGLDLVELGVEPGPHLGDILNLVEDWWVRRDFAPDRDACLAAIRKSLAADA; encoded by the coding sequence ATGCCCGTCCGCACCATCAACCACATTCCCTGGATGGAAATTCCGGGCGTGCGCGCCGTGGTCTGGGCGTTGGGGCCGGAGCATGTGCGCTTTGTCGGCGGATGTGTGCGCGATTTCCTGCTGGGCCGGCCCAATCTCGACGTGGACATGGCGACGCCGTTGCCGCCGGACGAGACCATGCGCCGCCTCCACGCCGCCCATGTGCGCGTCAAGCCGATCGGCATCGAGCACGGCACCGTCGTCGCCCTGACCAGCACGGGCCAGTTCGAGATCACGACCCTGCGCCGGGACGTGGAGACCGACGGCCGGCGCGCCACCGTCGTCTTCACCACCGACTGGGTCGAGGACGCGCTGCGGCGCGACTTCACCATCAACGCCCTGTCGGTCGATCCCGAAGGCCGGCTGTTCGACCCGTGCGGCGGCCTGGCCGACCTGGAGGCCGGGCGCGTGCGCTTCATCGGCGACGCCGACGAACGCATTCGCGAGGATGTGCTGCGCCTGCTGCGGTTTTTCCGGTTCTCGGCCTGGTATGGCCGCGGTCCGATGGATGCGGCGGGGCTCGCGGCGTCCGCGCGGGCGGCGGCGCAACTCGACCGGCTGTCGGGCGAGCGGCTTTCGGCGGAACTCCACCGCCTGCTGGCCGCGCCGAACCCCGCCGCGGCGGTGGAGGCCATGGCGGCGCACGATCTGTTGCAGGCGCTGACGCCGGCGCAAATCCGGCCGCGGCCGCTGGCGGCCTTCGTCGCGCTGGAGGCTTCGCGGGGCCTGGCGCCGACGCCGGTGGCGCGACTGGCGGCGATGCTGCCCGCGTCCGCCGACGTCTATGCGGCTCTGGCGGAACGGTTGCGCTTCAGCCGCAAGGAGGCGCGGCGCCTGGAAGCGCTGGCGCGGCCGCTGCCGGCGCTGGGGGAGGACGAGGCCGACATCCGGCGGCGGCTGTATCGCACCGGCGACCGCGAACTCTACCGCCTGCGCGCACTGCTGGCTGCGGCCGACGGCGATCGCGGCGACCTCGACAAGCGCCTCGGCCTCGCCGATGGGTGGGCCTGGCCCAAATTCCCGATCGGCGGTCTTGACCTGGTGGAACTGGGGGTCGAGCCCGGGCCGCATCTGGGCGATATTCTGAACCTGGTCGAGGACTGGTGGGTGCGCCGGGATTTCGCCCCCGACCGCGACGCCTGCCTGGCCGCCATCCGGAAATCGCTGGCCGCCGATGCCTGA
- a CDS encoding oligosaccharide flippase family protein: MLAIFVSAIGTLAIFPIAVSELGNYWFGIWMLIGSVVTQYQALDFGMSQTVVRFLSKFRADGDSTGARRVFSTAITAFLVLTAVTLLVVCGTLIVLDRTIADPQERETLSWTVLLIGLTGALAFPTYVLEGSLSAALRQDLSSLLLLTRATARVGISYWALRSGYGIVGLATIAFTTDTVYRLAVWHLQRRVFPELRYEWALVSWICFKELLQFGRFVFLTNISKFSLMHSSVIVVSTLIGVQATAIYSIGLNVVSRLERMIRLGIFLAMPAFTTIATQTGHSNLLRQRFYTVTRVVTFGVSIIGGGLLVAGHDFVLAWIGRDYGAAYWPLAILMVAWMVELTQIPALQLMTALGKHRRFAHFDFGVALATIALACALAIPFGINGVAFGVALPVAAVAILLKPRNVCNELEIPLWHYLGQIGRIMGISLALQVPVWLLLQQMPGMNLLELFVFGCVTYSPVALAVLLIAVPRSDQRYLVGLLPRRIARPIRKLLPYLREA; the protein is encoded by the coding sequence ATGCTGGCAATCTTCGTCAGCGCCATCGGAACACTGGCCATTTTTCCGATAGCCGTAAGCGAACTGGGCAATTACTGGTTCGGCATCTGGATGCTGATCGGCTCGGTGGTAACGCAATATCAGGCCCTCGACTTCGGGATGTCGCAAACCGTCGTCCGCTTTCTCTCCAAGTTCCGGGCGGATGGCGACAGCACCGGCGCTCGTCGCGTGTTCTCTACCGCGATTACGGCATTTCTGGTGTTGACTGCCGTCACACTTTTGGTCGTTTGCGGCACACTGATCGTGCTCGACCGCACCATTGCCGACCCGCAGGAGCGGGAAACGCTGTCCTGGACCGTACTGCTGATCGGCCTCACGGGAGCCCTAGCCTTCCCCACCTATGTCCTGGAGGGAAGCCTGTCCGCGGCCTTGCGCCAGGACCTGAGCAGCCTGCTGTTGCTGACACGGGCGACCGCACGCGTCGGCATATCCTACTGGGCGCTGCGTTCCGGCTACGGCATTGTCGGCCTTGCGACCATCGCCTTCACGACCGACACCGTCTATCGCCTGGCGGTCTGGCATTTGCAACGGCGGGTGTTTCCCGAATTGCGGTACGAATGGGCGTTGGTGTCCTGGATATGTTTCAAGGAATTGTTGCAGTTCGGACGGTTCGTGTTCCTGACCAACATTTCCAAATTCTCGCTGATGCATTCCAGCGTCATCGTCGTATCGACTCTGATCGGCGTACAGGCGACGGCGATCTACTCCATCGGCCTGAATGTCGTCAGCCGGCTGGAACGCATGATCCGCCTGGGCATTTTCCTCGCCATGCCGGCCTTCACCACCATCGCCACCCAGACCGGCCATTCCAACCTGCTGCGCCAGCGTTTCTATACGGTCACGCGCGTCGTGACGTTCGGCGTGTCCATTATCGGCGGCGGCCTGCTTGTTGCCGGCCATGATTTCGTCCTGGCCTGGATCGGACGCGACTATGGGGCCGCGTATTGGCCGCTGGCGATCCTGATGGTGGCGTGGATGGTCGAACTCACGCAGATCCCGGCGCTGCAGTTGATGACGGCGCTGGGAAAGCATCGCCGGTTCGCCCATTTCGACTTCGGCGTCGCCCTCGCCACTATCGCCCTGGCCTGCGCCCTGGCGATACCGTTTGGCATCAACGGCGTGGCCTTCGGCGTCGCCCTGCCCGTTGCGGCCGTGGCGATCCTGTTGAAACCCCGCAATGTCTGCAACGAGTTGGAGATTCCGCTCTGGCACTATCTGGGCCAGATCGGACGGATCATGGGCATCAGCCTCGCATTGCAGGTGCCGGTATGGCTGCTGCTCCAGCAAATGCCGGGCATGAACCTGCTGGAATTGTTCGTCTTCGGTTGCGTGACCTACAGCCCGGTGGCGCTGGCGGTGCTGCTGATCGCCGTGCCGCGCTCGGACCAGCGCTATCTGGTCGGGCTGCTGCCCCGCCGTATCGCCCGCCCCATCCGGAAACTGCTGCCCTATCTGCGCGAGGCCTAG
- a CDS encoding DUF58 domain-containing protein, translating into MSATALQQQRHEAEAWAARLPDLRIQALRVAATVALGSHGRRRPGPGDSFWQFRPYRPGDPVRRIDWRRSARSDRLYFREREWQAAETFWFWLDRSPSMAYRSRPHGPAKQDRAAVLAMAAAALLCRSGERIGVLTAAGARAAGTGQHALDRFLEHLAGAATDTSLPPTARLPRFSTVLAFGDTLAPLDAWDRRIAALSAPGVRGQLVQVVDPGEVRFAYRGRLRIEGLEGEPPELLRRAEDLARVYGERFTAHGRGLEAICQRRGWRFRHHATDQAPLPLLLSLYQTLGLNRRVAHA; encoded by the coding sequence GTGAGCGCCACCGCCCTCCAACAGCAGCGACACGAAGCCGAGGCCTGGGCCGCCCGCCTGCCGGACCTCCGTATCCAGGCCTTGCGGGTGGCGGCCACGGTCGCGCTCGGCAGCCACGGCCGCCGCCGGCCCGGCCCCGGCGACAGTTTCTGGCAGTTCCGCCCCTACCGGCCCGGCGACCCGGTGCGCCGCATCGACTGGCGCCGCTCCGCCCGCAGCGACCGGCTCTATTTCCGCGAGCGGGAATGGCAGGCCGCCGAGACCTTCTGGTTCTGGCTCGACCGTTCGCCGTCAATGGCCTATCGCAGCCGGCCGCATGGGCCGGCGAAACAGGACCGGGCCGCCGTGCTGGCCATGGCCGCCGCGGCCCTGCTCTGCCGGTCGGGCGAGCGCATCGGCGTGCTGACCGCGGCCGGCGCGCGCGCGGCGGGCACCGGCCAGCACGCGCTCGACCGGTTCCTGGAGCATCTGGCGGGCGCGGCCACCGACACGAGCCTGCCGCCGACGGCCCGGCTGCCGCGCTTTTCCACCGTCCTTGCGTTCGGCGACACGCTGGCGCCGCTCGATGCCTGGGACCGCCGCATCGCCGCACTGTCCGCACCGGGGGTACGGGGCCAGTTGGTCCAGGTCGTCGACCCGGGCGAGGTGCGCTTTGCCTATCGCGGCCGCCTGCGGATCGAGGGCCTGGAGGGGGAGCCGCCGGAACTCCTGCGCCGGGCCGAGGATCTCGCGCGCGTTTATGGCGAGCGCTTCACTGCCCATGGCCGCGGGCTGGAGGCGATCTGTCAGCGCCGCGGCTGGCGCTTCCGACATCACGCCACGGACCAGGCACCGCTGCCGCTGCTGCTGTCGCTCTACCAGACGCTGGGTCTGAACCGGCGGGTGGCCCATGCTTGA
- a CDS encoding polysaccharide biosynthesis/export family protein, with translation MMKVHLGFRLVVAAMAVLSIAACSQTQRTTTAGVPAAVAPADYVIGPLDQVQVFVWRAPDVSVTVPVRPDGKISTPLVEDMQAAGKTPTQLARDLEGALRTYIQDPVVTVIVQSFVGPFDQQVRVVGATEQPVAVPYRSRMTVLDVMVAVGGLTEFADGNNAILFRRAGGKEESIPVRLDDLLKDGDISANQPVAPGDVILIPESWL, from the coding sequence ATGATGAAGGTGCATCTGGGTTTTCGATTGGTTGTGGCGGCCATGGCGGTCCTGTCGATTGCGGCGTGCAGCCAAACGCAACGAACCACGACGGCAGGGGTGCCGGCTGCGGTTGCGCCGGCGGACTATGTCATTGGGCCGCTGGATCAGGTGCAGGTCTTTGTCTGGCGCGCGCCGGACGTCTCCGTCACCGTGCCGGTGCGGCCGGACGGCAAGATCTCGACGCCGCTGGTCGAGGATATGCAGGCGGCCGGCAAGACGCCGACCCAGTTGGCCCGCGACCTGGAAGGCGCCTTGCGCACCTATATCCAGGATCCGGTGGTGACGGTCATCGTGCAGTCCTTCGTCGGCCCGTTCGACCAGCAGGTCCGGGTCGTCGGCGCGACGGAGCAGCCGGTCGCCGTGCCCTATCGCTCGCGGATGACCGTGCTGGATGTGATGGTGGCCGTGGGCGGGTTGACCGAATTCGCCGATGGCAACAATGCCATCCTGTTCCGCCGCGCCGGCGGGAAGGAGGAGTCGATCCCGGTTCGTCTGGATGATCTGCTGAAGGACGGCGATATCAGCGCCAACCAGCCAGTCGCGCCGGGAGACGTGATTTTGATACCGGAAAGCTGGCTGTAA